TGGACAAATATAGTTATAGGAAGCTGTATGCTTAAAAGTGTCTGCGAATATACAAGCCCCTTAAATGGGTCCTGTATGAGCAGCACTACGATGAATGCGGCGATTAATGTGATGGCGACGCCAACCTTTGTATGCATGTCATGTATATCATAGGGCTCCTTAAAGAATCCGGTGAAAATACTGCCGCCTGCCATTCCTGCAGTGATGCATGAAGATACGCCGGAAAAAAGCAGCGAAACTGCGAATATGGCTGAAGCCTTGTTACCAAGGAGCGGGATCAGCATCTCATGTGCCTGTCCAAGCTCTGTTACCGGTATCTTATGGGCAAAAAAAGTTGCAGCAGCGATAATGATTATTGCGCTGTTTATGGCCCATCCGATTAGCATTGATAGCAGCGTATCCATGAATTCATAGTCCAATTGTTTGGCAATTATGCGCTCATCTTTTAGATTCCACTGCCTGCTTTGTATGATCTCTGAATGCAGATACAGATTGTGAGGCATTACAACCGCTCCAAGAGCGCTCATTATAATAGGCATCGCCCCTCGTGGAAAGCTGGGCAGAGTCCAGCCTGTAAGTGCCTCATGCCATTCGATATGAACCATGCTTAATTCGATTATAAATGATAAACCTATAAGAGATACGAAGCATATTATCCATTTTTCTATTTTTTTATAAGAACTGGTAAACAGCATCCATGATACGAAAGCTAAAACAAGCAATGAACCTATTTTTATAGGCAATTTAAAAAGCATATTGAGGGCTATCGCACCGCCCAGTATTTCTGCAAATGCCGTGGAAATAGAGGCTAATACGGCCGTTATGAGAGTAATTTTGCTTATCCATGGTTTTAAGTATATCGTCGATGCTTCGGATAGGCAGTACCCCGTTACAATGCCGAGGTGAGCGGCATTATGCTGCAATATTATAAGCATTATTGTCGATACGGTTATAACCCATAAAAGTTTATAACCGAAGTCTGAGCCTGCAGATACGTTTGATGCCCAATTCCCCGGATCTATAAAGCCTATTGCCACTAGAAAACCGGGACCGATATATTTGAAAAAATCTATTGCTGTAAGTTTCGGTCTATGATTTGCTTTGAAGAATTTTTTTATAGAAAAATTCATGAACTGCTCCTTATGCGTAATAAAAATGCAATTTAAAATAATTGATAACCTTTTCCAATAATATTATTGCAATAAAACGATATTATGTCAAGCAAAAAAGGCGAATGGGAGGCCAATGCAAAAAAAAATTGTATTGACAAGCAATAAAATTTGTGTTTCAATAAATAAAAATAAAATAATATGCCTCATCTCCTGAAGAGGTGAGGTAGAGGCGCGGTGTTTAAGAGTACATATGATGAAGCCGGGAGCTTA
The sequence above is drawn from the Clostridiales bacterium genome and encodes:
- a CDS encoding Nramp family divalent metal transporter, with product MNFSIKKFFKANHRPKLTAIDFFKYIGPGFLVAIGFIDPGNWASNVSAGSDFGYKLLWVITVSTIMLIILQHNAAHLGIVTGYCLSEASTIYLKPWISKITLITAVLASISTAFAEILGGAIALNMLFKLPIKIGSLLVLAFVSWMLFTSSYKKIEKWIICFVSLIGLSFIIELSMVHIEWHEALTGWTLPSFPRGAMPIIMSALGAVVMPHNLYLHSEIIQSRQWNLKDERIIAKQLDYEFMDTLLSMLIGWAINSAIIIIAAATFFAHKIPVTELGQAHEMLIPLLGNKASAIFAVSLLFSGVSSCITAGMAGGSIFTGFFKEPYDIHDMHTKVGVAITLIAAFIVVLLIQDPFKGLVYSQTLLSIQLPITIFVQIYLTSSKKIMGKYANKKLFKIALWCTGIFVTVLNVLLFISLFKSI